Proteins encoded in a region of the Manis javanica isolate MJ-LG chromosome 15, MJ_LKY, whole genome shotgun sequence genome:
- the OXNAD1 gene encoding oxidoreductase NAD-binding domain-containing protein 1 isoform X1, translating into MAGAAVIVPGLLRGSVGAICTQAASLRPTPSAWRYVSLTSVMKSKRKADHLERTANVIRREVVSAARVCGTTPESPSVKRLRLLVADKDFSFKAGQWVDFFIPGVSVVGGFSVCSSPRLLEQDRMIELAVKYTNYPPALWIHNQCTLDSEVAVRVGGDFFFDPQPEDASRNLVLIAGGVGINPLLSILRHSVDLHRERENKGSGYEMGTTKLFYSAKNTSELLFQKNILDLVNEFPEKIACSLHVTKQTTQISAELKPYITEGRITEKEVRDHISEETLFYICGPPPMTDFFSKQLESSHVPKEHICFEKWW; encoded by the exons ATGGCTGGTGCTGCTGTCATAGTTCCTGGGTTGTTGCGAGGCTCCGTGGGTGCCATCTGCACTCAGGCTGCTTCACTGAGACCGACACCCAGCGCTTGGCGCTACGTCAGTCTAACCAG TGTAATGAAATCCAAAAGGAAAGCTGATCACTTGGAGAGAACTGCAAATGTCATCCGACGGGAG GTCGTGTCAGCTGCCAGGGTGTGTGGCACTACCCCTGAGTCACCCTCCGTGAAGAGGCTCCGCCTGCTGGTTGCTGATAAAGATTTCTCTTTCAAAGCTGGCCAGTG GGTTGATTTCTTTATCCCAGGAGTTTCTGTGGTTGGTGGGTTCTCAGTATGCTCCAGCCCCAGACTGCTAGAACAAGACAGAATGATAGAATTGGCAGTGAAATATACAAACTATCCTCCTGCTTTGTGGATTCACAATCAG TGCACACTGGACTCTGAAGTGGCCGTGAGAGTGGGTGGAGACTTCTTCTTTGACCCTCAGCCTGAAGATGCCTCTAGAAATCTCGTGTTGATTGCAGGAGGAGTTGGAATTAACCCTCTGCTTTCCATCCTGCGGCACTCTGTGGATCTCCACAGAGAACGGGAAAACAAAGGAAGTGGATATGAGATGGGAACAACAAAGCTGTTCTACAGTGCAAAAAACACCAGCGAGCTCCTGTTTCAG AAAAATATCCTCGATTTAGTAAATGAATTTCCTGAGAAGATTGCATGCAGTTTGCATGTTACAAAACAGACTACACAAATCAGTGCAGAGCTCAAGCCGTACATCACAG aaggaagaataacagaGAAGGAGGTAAGAGATCATATTTCAGAAGAGACTCTGTTCTATATTTGTGGCCCACCTCCAATGACGGACTTTTTCTCCAAACAACTGGAAAGCAGCCATGTTCCCAAAGAGCACATTTGCTTTGAGAAGTGGTGGTAG
- the OXNAD1 gene encoding oxidoreductase NAD-binding domain-containing protein 1 isoform X2 — MAGAAVIVPGLLRGSVGAICTQAASLRPTPSAWRYVSLTSVMKSKRKADHLERTANVIRREVVSAARVCGTTPESPSVKRLRLLVADKDFSFKAGQWVDFFIPGVSVVGGFSVCSSPRLLEQDRMIELAVKYTNYPPALWIHNQCTLDSEVAVRVGGDFFFDPQPEDASRNLVLIAGGVGINPLLSILRHSVDLHRERENKGSGYEMGTTKLFYSAKNTSELLFQKNILDLVNEFPEKIACSLHVTKQTTQISAELKPYITGDLASSL; from the exons ATGGCTGGTGCTGCTGTCATAGTTCCTGGGTTGTTGCGAGGCTCCGTGGGTGCCATCTGCACTCAGGCTGCTTCACTGAGACCGACACCCAGCGCTTGGCGCTACGTCAGTCTAACCAG TGTAATGAAATCCAAAAGGAAAGCTGATCACTTGGAGAGAACTGCAAATGTCATCCGACGGGAG GTCGTGTCAGCTGCCAGGGTGTGTGGCACTACCCCTGAGTCACCCTCCGTGAAGAGGCTCCGCCTGCTGGTTGCTGATAAAGATTTCTCTTTCAAAGCTGGCCAGTG GGTTGATTTCTTTATCCCAGGAGTTTCTGTGGTTGGTGGGTTCTCAGTATGCTCCAGCCCCAGACTGCTAGAACAAGACAGAATGATAGAATTGGCAGTGAAATATACAAACTATCCTCCTGCTTTGTGGATTCACAATCAG TGCACACTGGACTCTGAAGTGGCCGTGAGAGTGGGTGGAGACTTCTTCTTTGACCCTCAGCCTGAAGATGCCTCTAGAAATCTCGTGTTGATTGCAGGAGGAGTTGGAATTAACCCTCTGCTTTCCATCCTGCGGCACTCTGTGGATCTCCACAGAGAACGGGAAAACAAAGGAAGTGGATATGAGATGGGAACAACAAAGCTGTTCTACAGTGCAAAAAACACCAGCGAGCTCCTGTTTCAG AAAAATATCCTCGATTTAGTAAATGAATTTCCTGAGAAGATTGCATGCAGTTTGCATGTTACAAAACAGACTACACAAATCAGTGCAGAGCTCAAGCCGTACATCACAG GGGACCTTGCATCATCACTGTAG